Proteins from one Flavobacterium sp. N2038 genomic window:
- the infC gene encoding translation initiation factor IF-3, producing the protein MNNNIRGVQEVRLVGENIEPGVFKLAEALRLADQFELDLVEISPNAEPPVCKIMDYKKFVYEQKKRDKALKAKSTQVVVKEIRFGPQTDEHDYEFKRKNAEKFLKEGAKLKAFVFFKGRSIIYKDQGQILLLRLATDLEEHGKVEAMPVLEGKRMIMFIAPKKKK; encoded by the coding sequence ATAAACAACAATATTCGTGGTGTACAAGAAGTAAGACTAGTAGGTGAAAACATCGAACCTGGTGTTTTTAAGCTGGCAGAAGCTTTACGATTAGCAGATCAGTTCGAATTGGATTTGGTTGAAATTTCTCCAAATGCTGAACCGCCGGTTTGTAAAATCATGGATTACAAGAAATTTGTTTACGAACAAAAGAAACGTGACAAAGCTCTAAAAGCCAAATCAACTCAGGTTGTAGTAAAAGAAATTCGTTTTGGTCCTCAAACAGATGAGCACGATTATGAATTTAAAAGAAAGAATGCTGAAAAGTTCCTTAAAGAAGGTGCAAAATTAAAAGCTTTCGTATTCTTTAAAGGTCGTTCTATCATCTATAAAGATCAAGGGCAGATTTTATTATTGCGTTTGGCTACAGATTTAGAAGAACACGGGAAAGTTGAAGCTATGCCTGTTTTGGAAGGAAAGAGAATGATTATGTTCATTGCTCCTAAAAAGAAAAAATAA
- a CDS encoding Crp/Fnr family transcriptional regulator — protein MCKSLFDHIEKFTTLNPTEIDKLESVLNLSRIKKKEHVLKEGQICNTIYFVVKGCMRQYIINSRGTEQTLQFAIENWWITDYLSYHNHVPSSFYLQAVENTEVIAIEKNALEALLIEIPSLERYFRIVSEKTFGAMQMRIKYLFTMSAEERYHHFNDHFPEFVQRVPQYMIASYLDFSAEFMSKIRAGKI, from the coding sequence ATGTGCAAATCTCTTTTTGATCATATTGAAAAATTCACCACATTAAACCCTACAGAAATTGATAAATTAGAATCGGTACTTAATCTTTCAAGAATAAAAAAGAAAGAACATGTATTGAAAGAAGGTCAAATTTGCAACACTATCTACTTTGTAGTTAAAGGTTGCATGAGACAGTACATCATCAATTCCAGAGGTACAGAACAAACATTGCAATTTGCTATTGAAAACTGGTGGATTACAGATTACTTAAGCTATCACAATCATGTTCCGTCCAGCTTTTATTTACAGGCTGTAGAAAACACAGAAGTAATTGCGATTGAAAAAAACGCATTAGAAGCACTTTTAATTGAAATTCCGAGTCTGGAACGTTACTTTAGAATTGTATCTGAAAAAACATTTGGCGCCATGCAAATGCGCATTAAATACTTATTTACGATGTCCGCAGAAGAACGATATCATCATTTCAATGACCATTTCCCAGAATTTGTACAGCGCGTTCCACAATATATGATTGCTTCTTATCTCGATTTTTCAGCTGAATTTATGAGTAAAATAAGAGCTGGCAAAATCTAA
- a CDS encoding tetratricopeptide repeat-containing sensor histidine kinase, giving the protein MKSTFTFRKINWSKKTLLYLFVLLTAVTLLASCKKENQPKPKQKNHRTEIHRILDKADFLFDNNKLDSAYFYFDKAYSLCDPKKNTNYYVYSLSCMAEIVQLKGDYITSESILAKTLPYLKSTTRPRYPWFAYTVMAQNYHATFDYNNAIKYHIEALHYIISKGKKASTLNKICSVYRDQKKYEQAITILVLLCESEGVYKKNSAIDQIEYARTLDNLGYCYFILKNPKALKCYEESLKIKTELKDEEKIMYSHQNLALYYQKTNPSLAKKYAKLAYHKSLQLKSIFLRMRVLSVLIDCSEGSELKDYSLKYIKLTDSVNTSRQNKKNQFALIKYSSKKDKDENLLLKARKIENELQLQRQKNRSTISYVVLSFSVFLALFLVYYLKSKGKKEKSQAIYKSESRISKKLHDELANDVYQTLAFAEIHELDQKENKEKLLSNLDQLYSKVRNISKENSLIKIDQNYSKVLKEMISGFKSSNLNILINGFDAILWNEVDKNKRITLYRVLQELLLNMKKHSNATLVGINLKKTEKYIELNYTDNGQRTDLNKMNLQNDFQNIELRLLDVKGKIKVDETSTVGFKAFIKFPI; this is encoded by the coding sequence ATGAAAAGTACATTCACTTTTAGAAAAATAAACTGGTCAAAAAAAACTCTGTTATATTTATTTGTATTATTAACAGCAGTTACATTGTTGGCATCTTGTAAAAAGGAAAACCAACCTAAACCAAAGCAGAAAAATCATCGCACCGAAATCCACAGGATCCTTGACAAGGCCGATTTCTTATTTGATAATAATAAACTCGACAGTGCCTATTTTTACTTCGATAAAGCTTATTCGCTTTGCGACCCGAAAAAAAACACCAATTATTATGTTTATTCTTTATCCTGTATGGCTGAAATTGTACAGCTTAAAGGAGATTACATTACAAGTGAAAGCATCCTTGCTAAAACATTGCCTTATTTAAAAAGTACCACAAGACCCAGATATCCATGGTTTGCATATACGGTTATGGCCCAAAATTATCATGCAACATTCGATTACAACAATGCGATTAAATATCATATAGAAGCGCTACACTACATTATATCAAAAGGGAAAAAAGCATCCACATTAAATAAAATCTGTTCTGTTTACAGAGATCAGAAAAAATACGAACAAGCAATAACAATTCTGGTTTTATTATGTGAAAGTGAAGGTGTTTACAAAAAAAATAGTGCAATCGACCAAATTGAATATGCCAGAACATTAGATAATTTAGGTTACTGTTATTTTATCCTCAAAAACCCTAAAGCATTAAAATGTTATGAAGAAAGTTTAAAAATTAAAACTGAATTAAAAGATGAAGAGAAGATAATGTACAGTCATCAAAATCTTGCTTTATATTATCAAAAAACAAACCCATCACTGGCGAAGAAATATGCAAAACTTGCGTACCACAAATCACTCCAGCTCAAGTCGATATTTCTTAGAATGCGTGTTTTAAGCGTATTAATTGATTGTAGCGAAGGTTCTGAGTTAAAAGACTATTCTTTAAAATATATCAAACTTACTGATAGTGTCAACACGTCCAGACAGAATAAAAAAAATCAATTTGCATTAATAAAATATAGTTCGAAAAAAGATAAAGATGAAAATTTATTATTGAAAGCCAGAAAAATTGAAAATGAACTTCAATTACAAAGACAAAAAAACAGAAGTACTATATCGTATGTAGTATTATCATTTAGTGTTTTTTTAGCACTTTTTCTTGTTTATTACCTGAAGTCAAAAGGGAAAAAAGAAAAAAGCCAGGCCATTTATAAAAGTGAATCCCGAATATCCAAAAAATTACATGATGAACTTGCTAATGATGTATACCAAACTTTAGCTTTTGCAGAAATACACGAACTGGATCAAAAAGAAAACAAGGAAAAACTACTTAGCAATCTTGATCAACTCTATTCAAAAGTCAGAAACATTTCGAAAGAAAATAGTCTAATCAAAATAGATCAGAATTATTCTAAAGTTTTAAAAGAGATGATTTCAGGTTTTAAATCTTCTAACCTAAACATTCTAATAAATGGTTTTGATGCTATTTTATGGAATGAAGTTGATAAAAATAAAAGAATAACACTTTACAGAGTTTTGCAGGAATTACTTTTAAACATGAAAAAACACAGTAATGCAACGTTAGTTGGAATAAATCTAAAAAAAACAGAAAAATATATTGAACTCAATTATACTGATAACGGCCAAAGGACTGATCTTAATAAAATGAATCTCCAAAACGATTTTCAAAATATCGAATTAAGACTTCTTGATGTAAAAGGTAAAATTAAAGTCGATGAAACTTCTACTGTAGGTTTTAAAGCTTTTATTAAATTCCCCATATAA
- the rpmI gene encoding 50S ribosomal protein L35, producing MPKMKTKSSAKKRFKVTGSGKIKRKHAFKSHILTKKSKKRKLALTHSALVHSTDMKSIKQQLRII from the coding sequence ATGCCTAAAATGAAAACAAAATCTAGCGCCAAGAAACGTTTCAAAGTTACTGGTTCTGGAAAGATTAAAAGAAAGCATGCTTTTAAAAGTCACATCTTGACTAAAAAATCTAAAAAACGTAAATTAGCTTTGACTCACTCAGCGCTAGTTCACTCTACAGATATGAAAAGCATCAAACAACAATTAAGAATTATCTAA
- the rplT gene encoding 50S ribosomal protein L20 — MPRSVNSVAKRARRKKIMKQAKGFFGRRKNVWTVAKNAVEKAMCYAYRDRKQNKRNFRALWIQRINAGARLEGMSYSQFMGKVKANGIELNRKVLADLAMNHPEAFKAILNKVK; from the coding sequence ATGCCAAGATCGGTAAATTCAGTTGCTAAAAGAGCAAGAAGAAAAAAAATAATGAAGCAAGCCAAAGGTTTCTTTGGAAGACGTAAAAACGTTTGGACAGTTGCTAAGAATGCAGTAGAGAAAGCAATGTGCTACGCTTACCGCGATAGAAAACAAAACAAAAGAAATTTCCGTGCTTTATGGATTCAACGTATCAACGCTGGAGCTAGATTGGAAGGAATGTCTTATTCTCAATTCATGGGGAAAGTAAAAGCTAACGGAATCGAATTGAACCGTAAAGTTCTTGCAGATTTAGCTATGAACCACCCTGAAGCTTTCAAAGCAATACTTAATAAAGTAAAATAA
- a CDS encoding tetratricopeptide repeat-containing sensor histidine kinase has product MIPPKLRASLYIITFLLFLSCQKKDSTPNNTKNTKAEVEKLITIADSFFENKKLDSSFYYYNKAKFICNPLKDPENYVSTLNRMAIIQQSQADFVGSESTITEALPYLKYVKNSLHVWNTYITLGTNFLNTYDYKNAILYNQKALQLNTSNFKKLIAKNNIAVVLIQDKRYNEALEIFLPLITKKEVIKNTAFYGSLLDNIGLCYTKLDESQMALQYLNKGLEVKQKTKDTNGLGKTYAHLAEFYEKNNPPLAKKYMLLSYKNFSEVNNPEERLTLLKLIIRNSSNQELKNYSTIYIHLVDSIFEIRQKAKNEFAKIKYDSKKEKNENLKLRTHKVQNELQLEKQKNKNIISYIIIIISLSLLLALYFYLTSKGNKEKIEATYKSETRIAKKLHDELANDIYHTMAFAENKNLSITENKEQLLNNLDAIYSRTRDISKENNPIVSNENYVFYLKEMISGFNTPDINLILNGLDTISWNDIERNKKITLYRVLQELLVNMTKHSKATLVGINFKKSEKNIEINYNDNGKGVDVTKMILKSGLHNVETRILNIKGKIDIDSAPDKGFKVFIKFPI; this is encoded by the coding sequence ATGATACCACCAAAATTAAGAGCATCCCTATATATTATTACCTTTCTGCTTTTCTTATCCTGCCAGAAAAAAGATAGTACACCAAACAATACAAAAAACACAAAAGCCGAAGTTGAAAAACTAATTACGATTGCTGATTCATTTTTCGAAAATAAAAAACTCGACAGTTCTTTTTACTACTACAACAAAGCAAAATTTATTTGTAACCCGCTAAAAGATCCCGAAAATTATGTCAGTACATTAAATCGTATGGCAATTATTCAACAATCACAAGCTGATTTTGTCGGGAGCGAATCTACAATTACTGAAGCTTTACCCTATCTGAAATATGTAAAAAATAGTTTGCATGTATGGAATACGTATATCACTTTAGGAACTAACTTTTTAAACACCTACGATTACAAAAACGCAATTCTCTATAATCAAAAGGCTTTACAATTAAACACATCAAACTTTAAGAAACTTATTGCTAAAAACAACATAGCTGTCGTTTTGATCCAAGACAAAAGATACAATGAAGCTCTTGAAATTTTCTTACCCTTAATCACAAAAAAAGAAGTAATAAAAAACACTGCTTTTTATGGCTCTTTATTGGATAATATAGGTTTATGTTACACAAAACTAGACGAATCTCAAATGGCACTTCAATACTTAAACAAAGGTCTTGAAGTCAAACAAAAAACAAAAGACACCAATGGTTTAGGAAAAACCTATGCTCATCTTGCAGAATTCTATGAAAAGAATAATCCTCCTCTAGCCAAAAAGTACATGCTTTTAAGTTATAAAAACTTTAGTGAAGTAAACAATCCTGAGGAAAGACTAACATTACTAAAGTTAATTATTAGAAACAGTTCTAATCAGGAATTAAAAAACTATTCAACTATTTATATACATCTTGTAGATAGTATTTTTGAAATAAGACAGAAAGCAAAGAATGAATTTGCAAAAATTAAATATGATTCTAAAAAAGAAAAGAATGAAAATCTAAAACTAAGAACTCATAAAGTGCAGAATGAGCTTCAATTAGAAAAACAAAAAAACAAAAATATAATTTCATATATTATAATCATAATAAGTTTAAGTCTTCTTTTAGCATTGTATTTTTATTTAACTTCTAAAGGGAATAAAGAAAAAATAGAGGCAACTTACAAAAGTGAAACAAGAATTGCCAAAAAATTACACGATGAGCTTGCTAATGATATCTATCATACAATGGCTTTTGCTGAGAACAAAAATTTGTCGATTACAGAAAACAAAGAACAATTATTAAATAATCTGGATGCCATATATTCCAGAACACGCGATATTTCAAAAGAAAACAATCCTATTGTAAGTAACGAGAATTATGTTTTTTATTTAAAAGAAATGATTTCAGGATTTAATACCCCAGATATCAACCTTATACTAAATGGACTAGATACCATTTCATGGAATGATATTGAAAGAAATAAAAAGATCACTTTATACAGAGTACTTCAGGAATTATTGGTCAATATGACAAAGCACAGCAAAGCAACTTTAGTTGGTATCAATTTTAAAAAATCAGAAAAAAATATCGAAATCAATTATAATGACAATGGTAAAGGTGTAGATGTAACCAAAATGATTCTTAAAAGTGGTCTTCATAATGTTGAAACCAGAATCCTTAATATTAAAGGGAAAATCGATATTGATTCGGCTCCAGATAAAGGTTTTAAAGTCTTTATCAAATTTCCTATATAG
- a CDS encoding carboxymuconolactone decarboxylase family protein has product MKPRIVIPNVAPEAYQALMNLEKYISSTSLTPIHKELIKIRASQINGCAYCINMHTADARKQGISEQRIYLISAWREADYYTEEEKAILALTEEVTLISGHVSEEVYQNAAKLFDEKYLAEIILAIITINSWNRLAITTGMRAV; this is encoded by the coding sequence ATGAAACCAAGAATCGTTATCCCAAATGTTGCCCCTGAAGCATATCAAGCTTTAATGAATTTAGAAAAATACATCTCTTCTACTTCATTAACTCCCATACATAAAGAGCTAATTAAAATTCGTGCTTCTCAAATAAACGGATGTGCATACTGTATTAATATGCATACCGCTGATGCCAGAAAACAGGGCATATCTGAGCAACGTATTTATTTGATAAGTGCATGGCGCGAAGCTGACTATTATACTGAAGAAGAAAAAGCTATACTAGCATTAACCGAAGAAGTGACTTTGATAAGCGGTCACGTATCTGAAGAAGTATATCAAAATGCAGCAAAATTATTTGATGAAAAGTATCTTGCTGAGATAATATTAGCTATTATTACTATAAATTCATGGAACAGATTAGCCATCACCACAGGTATGCGAGCTGTATAA